The Theobroma cacao cultivar B97-61/B2 chromosome 2, Criollo_cocoa_genome_V2, whole genome shotgun sequence genome includes the window AAACTCGTCGGTGAAACGGGGAGTTTATTACGAGGGAGAGCTGCAACTGTAGAAGATGTTGCGCAAGCTGCACTGTTCCTTGCCTCTGAGGATGCTGGATTCATAACAGCACATAATCTTGTCCTTGATGGGGGATTTACTTCTTCTTGCAATACATTGAGTTTCATCTACCAATAGTCACGAGAGggaaaaataaacaaagattTATCACAGTGCTAGCTAACTTCCTTACAGAAGCAGAGCTACAATCCATACCGGAAGCTGATATGAATTTTGACCATTTTATCACTGTAAGCACCTCCTGAATGTTTATGGGCTGCAATTTTTGTCATGTTATCTAACCCTGAAGATTCTTTAATCTATACGATTATGGTCTAAACAATTCAAACCACCACATATGAGCAACAATTATCCATTGTCCAACTATTTAATGCTTCCCAAAACAGAGCGATATACCACATGCAAACCTGAATTCATCAAACAAACAACTCTTGGAACTGCTAATAAACATGCGTGAATGCCAACAcctttaatcaaataataacaGTTGTATTACATCTAATTAACTATGAGAATCAACAAGTAAAAGAAAGCAAGATTATTGCTTTAAGAAGCAATTCCTTTCATGCGATAAGATACAGACAGTTTCTTTGAATATGGAACGCATGGTTTATAATTGAACAGCATGCAGTAATTACGTACAATACCTGAGAATGAGCTCAGACAAAAGAGCAAGATTAATGCTTTCATAAGCAAGTCATTTAATCCAATAAGATACAAACAGGGAAGGATGTCTTGTATTGAAATGATGCAGTTTTCTGTACAATGAATTTCAGTTGTTGTTCTCTCCATAAGAGAAGGAACCTTAACAAGCCTTCTTCTGTTTGTACTTCTTAGCGCAGACAGTATAAACCAACATATTTAAGAAGCTGAGACCAGCCAAGAGCCAGAAGAAATAGTCAAGATGACCCTTGTTCAGGTTATTTGGTATCCAACCAGTCTGCCCATCCCTTGTTGTGAAGTATGTTACGAGAGTAAGAATAAAAGAACTGAGATAATTTCCCAAAGATGTAGTTAGAAGCGAAAATGCACTACATAAACTTCGCATAGCATCAGGAGACTGATCATAGAAGAACTCAAGCTGTCCAATGAATGTACAGACCTCTGCAGCACCCAACAAGAAATATTGAGGTATTTGCCAAAAAATACTAAGTGGTACAGCAACGTCTTTATCAACCAACCCAAGCTCTTTTGCAAGCTGTAATCTCCTGATCTCCACCACAGCAGCAGCTGACATGCATAGGACTGAAATAAAGAGACCAATTCCCATACGCTGCAACTCTGAGAAGCCCCTCTCCTTGCCTGTGAACTTCCTCGCAATTGGGACAATGATCCTATCATAGATGGGAACCCAAAAAATAACACTGATAACATCAAACGTTGAGAGAGAAGCAGGAGGAATTGTGAAAGAACCAATTGATGTGTCCATCACCATCCCTTGTTCCACAAACATAGTTGACATTTGGGCATATACAGCAGAAAAGACAATTCCAGTAGCCCATATGGGAAACATGCGGATCAAGATCTTAAATTCCTCCACTTGAGTTACAGTGCAAAGCCTCCATGGGTTTGAGAAGTCCCCACTTTTGATCTCAGCATCAGTGAGTATGGCAGCTTTATCAAGGCACCCGTAACAAGATGGACTTAGCAATACTAGCACTGAAAGAAACTGTATGGCTGTTACGACTTCAAGAAACTTGtctataaaaaaacaaaaagaaaaaagaaaaagggatttAAAGACATGCAAGTTGAAACTTCAATGAACCTACAATTACAAACCAACAAGTTGATAGATGACAATTGCTTAAATCAGTGataatttccaaaataaaTCAGATAAAACTCTCTCCAATAAGTGCCTCAGTggagtttttaagaaaaaatgtaGTGCTATGAGAAAGGAGAATTAGTGAGTATGGCAGCTTTATCAAGGCACCTGTAACAAGATGGACTTAGCAATACCAGCACTGAAAGAAACTGTATGGCTGTTACGACTTCAAGAAACTTGtctagtaaaaaaaaaagaaaaaagaaaaaagaaaaggggatTTAAAGACATGCAAGTTGAAACTTCAATGAACCTACAATTACAAACCAACAAGTTGATAGATGACAATTTCTTAAATCAGTGATAATTTCCCAAATAAATCAGATAAAACTTTCTCTCCAATAAGTGCCTCAGTggagtttttaagaaaaaatgtaGTGCTATGAGAAAGGAGAATTAGTGAGTATGGCAGCTTTATCAAGGCACCTGTAACAAGATGGACTTAGCAATACTAGCACTGAAAGAAACTGTATGGCTGTTAAGACTTCAAGAAACTtgtctattaaaaaaaagaaaaaaaagaaaaaaaggggatACCNTAGcactggaaaaaaaaaaaaaaacgagcagaagagagagagaaagaaacaaaaaaaaaaaaaaaaaaaaaaaaaaagaaaaaaggaaaagggatTTAAAGACATGCAAGTTGAAACTTCAATGAACCTACAATTACAAACCAACAAGTTGATAGATGACAATTTCTTAAATCAGTGATAATTTCCCAAATAAATCAGATAAAACTTTCTCTCCAATAAGTGCCTCAGTggagtttttaagaaaaaatgtaGTGCTATGAGAAAGGAGAATTAGTGAGTATGGCAGCTTTATCAAGGCACCTGTAACAAGATGGACTTAGCAATACCAGCACTGAAAGAAACTGTATGGCTGTTACGACTTCAAGAAACTTGTCTAtaaaaaaaacgaaaaaagaaaaaaggaaaagggatTTAAAGACATGCAAGTTGAAACTTCAATGAACCTACAATTACAAACCAACAAGTTGATAGATGACAATTTCTTAAATCAGTGATAATTTCCCAAATAAATCAGATAAAACTTTCTCTCCAATAAGTGCCTCAGTggagtttttaagaaaaaatgtaGTGCTATGAGAAAGGAGAATTAGTGAGTATGGCAGCTTTATCAAGGCACCTGTAACAAGATGGACTTAGCAATACTAGCACTGAAAGAAACTGTATGGCTGTTAAGACTTCAAGAAACTtgtctattaaaaaaaaagaaaaaggaaaaagggtaTTTAAAAGACGTGCAAGTTGAAACTTCAATGAACCTACAATTACAAACCAACAAGTTGATAGATGACAATTGCTTAAATCAGTGataatttccaaaataaaTCAGATAAAACTTTCTCTCCAATAAGTGCCTCAGTggagtttttaagaaaaaaggtAGTGCTATGAGAAAGGAGAATTAGTGAGTATGGCAGCTTTATCAAGGCACCTGTAAAAAGATGGACTTAGCAATACTAGCACTGAAAGAAACTGTATGGCTGTTACGACTTCAAGAAACTtgtctataaaaaaaaaaaaaaaggaaaagggatTTAAAGACATGCAAGTTGAAACTTCAATGAACCTACAATTACAAACCAACAAGTTGATAGATGACAATTGCTTAAATCAGTGataatttccaaaataaaTCAGATAAAACTTTCTCTCCAATAAGTGCCTCAGTggagtttttaagaaaaaatgtaGTGCTATGAGAAAGGAGAATTAGTGAGTATGGCAGCTTTATCAAGGCACCTGTAACAAGATGGACTTAGCAATACTAGCACTGAAAGAAACTGTATGGCTGTTAAGACTTCAAGAAACTtgtctataaaaaaaaaaaaaaagaaaaaaggaaaagggatTTAAAGACATGCAAGTTGAAACTTCAATGAACCTACAATTACAAACCAACAAGTTGATAGATGACAATTGCTTAAATCAGTGataatttccaaaataaaTCAGATAAAACTCTCTCCAATAAGTGCCTCAGTggagtttttaagaaaaaatgtaGTGCTATAAGAAAGGAGAATTAGAACTagtaaaaaaggaaacaaTGCATGAAGTAGCAGCCCAGCATAAACACAGAACACTCTTGCTCTAGataaaaatgcatgggtaataCCTTCTTTCTATGCTGTGTTTTTGATATAGTAAAGGTATCAATTATCACCACATGTATAACTTAAGCTGAATATGCAGAATTTATCAATTTAACATATAAGACATAGCTCCTTTATAGCATATGTTTCCACAATCATGAagcagaaaatgaaaagaagagaaaggaaaagatagAGAATGAACTAAAGATAAAATAGGGTTCTCAACTCCCAGGGAAATTGAAGATCACAAGCTGTTTGGTAGAGTGGTCAAATTAACACCAGGGTATTTCTATAAGAGATAATCAATCAGTGGTTTCAATACCTATTTTTGATTCCTTATCATCCATTAACCTATTTCttgtattaattaatgttGTCTAAAGAGAAACAgaataaatcaatttcaatttcattgGATTTCAAACAAAAGAGAATTTTCCTGATGAAAAACATGACTAAGAGCAAATTGGAATACATGATTCAAAACTCAGAAAATTAATTCAAGAAATGTAgaatatatttactttaacTCATCACTGTGCTCCAGTTTCCGACTTCCTTCAATGGCAGAGTGTTTGTCACCTGTTTCATAAAGGAGACTACTGTCTTCAGGTACCTTCAGATTCCATTTACGAAATGATGCAACCAAAACCTGGCACATTCTGGTAATAGGGCTTCCTCCAGGTCTTTGAAATCTATAGAGAGGTGTGCCTGAGAAAAAACTTGCTATAGCAAGGCCCATAAACAATGCTGGAATGCCAAATCCTAGACCCCATCCAGCATTGTCTTGAATCCACACCAGAAGACTGCTTGATATCAGAGCCCCAATGttgatagaaaaataaaaccagTTGAAAAAGGACCCTTTCTTCACTCTTTCTTTGGGATCAGTATCATCAAACTGATCTGCCCCAAAGGATGAGACACACGGTTTGATACCACCAGTCCCTAATGCAATCAGATAGAGCCCAAGGAAAAATACCGCATACTGAGCTGGAGTAGCTGAGGGACATATAGAATCCACACATTCAGCAGGCTTCAGTGCAGGGATTGATGCTGAGAGAGTCAATGTACACATTCCCTATCAAATATTAACTGTGTTATCAGAGGCTTCACGAAGAGAAATCAGAACATAGATACAAGTCTTGCACTTTAACCTAATATAAATACCAGAATTCATTAACCAGAGTATGACTAGAAGGATCATAAATTAATATTCCACATAaccaaaaagcaaaatttcTACCACGTGTACTGATGGAGGAATGAaaaatacaattcataaattCCTTCAACTATGCTACAAACTCAGAAATTTTGTGCAACAGGTGGTAattaaatcttcaaaaaggAGCCAAAATAAACTACCAATTATCCCCTATGAATTGAACACCGAAGATACTCACTATAAAAGCTGCTAACAACAAAATATGAAAACCATGAATTTGAATTGCATGTCACGAAGGATCAAGAAGAGAAAACCAAGGTTAATAGCGTACTGGCATTGGTGAAACATACAATGAGAAAAGAATGGCATGCAAAGGTTCTAATGGTGCTGGCTCAACTTCATGATAACTAATTGAATATAATGAAACAACAATTTCATAATATAGAGTAATGCAGCAATATAACTAACCGGAGCATAAACATAATAAGCATCTAAGgcagggaaaaaaaaagtaatttgagTAAATAATTATACAATGAAGTAGATAGTGGAGAAAGTGGCAATTGTCCAATATCTTCCCCAATATGCATCTGCTAAAACAGCTCCAATGAGAGGTGTAAGATAGCAAGTTCCTTGCCATGTTGTCACATTTCTTGCAGCTGATACATTTCCTTCATGCAGCTTTTTGGTTAAGTAAGTAACAAGATTAGTCGCAATCCCATAATAAGCCAAACGTTCGCAGCATTCATTACCtataatttcaaattaaaagagaaCAAAACTTGTCAGAAATTAAATAAGCTTACCCTTactagaaaaaaattaataatatgatatgataaattcaCCCAAAATGAAAGGGCATGCTTTCCAATTCCCAGTATTCTGCTTCAAAACAGGCTTCCCATCAAAGTCAACAGAGCCATCCCCAGTGTAAAGTCCACTGCTTTCAGCCTGGAAAATATAAGATATTAAGACATTATTTCCAACATAAATTCCAAGATAAGGCTTTTAAcaggaaaacaaaacaaatccAGAATCTCGTTACATGTTAAGATGTCTCTGATCAAACTATTTAAAATCTAGGActacaaaaaattaaacaaattaaaaactaaagaTCAAGGGGAGACGTAGTGAATctgaaaaaagtgaaaaagagagagagagagagagagagaacgTGAACAAGTCCAGCTTCCAAAAGCGATCTCTCTTCGTCAGCCGATCCCATGTTTGCTGTTTCACCGAATCAATCAAAGTGCTCAAACCCGAAACAGCGAGTCAGCGACAAGAAATATAAGGGAAGATGAGGGACAAGGTATCTATCTAATCGCTATTATTGGAAATCTAAATAAATGGGCAATACGGGCCTCCACGCCCTGAAACGTATACGTATTTACCTTCTTAGGTTGGTAAcggtttttggtttttttgaaACTACTGTAAACAAGAGGAACGTTAGGTAGGAAGTCATGCCTTTTGCCTTTGATTACAATGAAAAGGAATTTACTTATTTCATCTAATTTAACCTATAATGAGTTTTTGACGTTAGTTGAGATTTGGTTACATATTGATGATTAATATGGGATTATAATCTTAGTTATAATTATCCTTTGAACCTATATTAGATAAATATTAATCCATCCCAAATCAAATATTAAGATTCAATCTTATCTACTATGTCCAAATAAAACTACCGTAATGTTTGATCGGTGGATGCACACATCATGTGGTTCTCGTGAttaaagaatttttcttttttctttattttaatacatttttaattttttatcgtACAAATggattcaaatttaaattattttaaatattatataaaatatcataatattttttaatttggatGTATTTCGATATTctgaatttaaatttgttcAGTCAATTATTGGTATCTTTAAAACAAAgtaattttatcttaattttaattgccTATTTATCTatatcttagttgactagCATTGAATTTatctcacctttttcataatTCAATCATACGACTTTAACTTatccattttaattaaatgttaGAGTCCTATCTAATCAACGCCATCCAATTCAAGgagttaaattaaaaaaataaataataaataaaaaaaaagcacatGCTACTCATTTAGCATGAGATAATGTATAATATTGATATCAAAGTAAGGTGGAGATGAGACATGAACCATATACGGATGTGGAAGGTATTACGAGTGGCATAACCTCAATCTTATATTCTTCTATCAATTGGGAGTAGCATTTTGAATCAATAAAAATACTTTAGTCTTACATCAGTAAGGTTATCCATCCTTAATCGCCGCTACTTAGTTTACATAACCTCAAAGAAGTCTGAAAAGAGCAGAAGAAGGGCCTTTGCAAAAGACTATTAATGTGGATGAATGGAGTAACAGGACCAAGTAAAGTAACAACTCCAATGGGCCTTTAAAGGGCCTCAGGCCTACTTTAATCATGAGCCAACTCCCTGTAATGAACAAAAGTCAAATACAAATGGTGATTTCCCCAaataaacctattattattattatcaccAAATAAAACCATATgtccttttttcctttataaagttTATTATGATTTAACAACCTAAGTTAGACATAAAGATTGGTAGACGGTGGGTTTTACTAATTCAATCAACAcacatttaacttaaaatttttatattaattaaccCAACCAATCAAATAGCCAAAACAATTTATTAGTCCAATTTAGTTGGTGAATTCGGTCAATTCGTTTGGTTACCAAATTGTCAAAGCTAGATGTTAGATGGGTGTAATTTGACCCTTATACCTtgttctttatattttatatttaaagtaaaaaatagtttttatgAGGTTACCCATTACAAGTAAAAATTTCGATTATAATGAAATAACATTCATGAAAGAAATTACTTAACAAATCAGCTAATTAAAGAAACCAACACAAAATTGGACAATATACATACCTATAGTGAGACTTGAATTTGggatctaaaaattttaagacttCCTCTTTGTCATTTAGATAAAGTCTCATTGacatacaaaaataaaattttaattcggTTAATTGTTTGATGTGGTTATGAAATTTCATAATATAACTAAAACTACAGATTTAATATCCAGATTCAAACTCATTGTCGTACCAATGAAGAGATCGATTCTTGATTCAAACAATTTGATCGGTTCAAATAATCAATCtgattaaaagttattttttatttaaaaatatatttttgttattgaatatatattaaatatgatCGACATTTAACACACATGTGATTGGCTTAATGGTAGGACCTTAGTTAAAGGCTAACTAGGTGAGAGATTGAATCCCAACGataataacaattttttttaaagatattgATACTAATGACTATTCAATGACTCTTGTCGGATTGAATATCCCTTCGaatcttagttaaattgatcaatttggtttaattttttaaatacaaattaaaattaatataaaagatAACGAAAAAATATGTCTAAGTAAATCACATAACtcaattaaccaaaattttaagttctAAACAAATTTAGTTATAATTAATTTGGATTTGACCAATTTATTCTTATCACTAGTCGTTATTATCTCTCTCTTTAAGAGGATTTGAAAAAGATTAtgcaaataagaaaataaccAGACTCTAGACtttctcaaaagaaaaagagaactATGATTCTTGCTTAGCTTTAATATGTTCAAACACAAAAAGAATATAAGTTAAAACATGTAACGgggtaataatttttttttaatttaagaatttcatcatcgatataaaataataattttataatttatttaaaaatttcacaacccatatataaaataatattcctATTGTTGTTATATATAAGCAAAGGGAGCTTTATGTAGAAAATTAGAACACTTTGATTGGGATAGGGCTTAGACAGGGGTGGAGTTAGCCAATTTTTATTGGGAGgggtcaaagatgaaaaatatataaagattaaaaatttttaaagctaATATATTGAACTTAagaaataatcaaaaaatttataatatacaacatttttatataacatgtgcattaaaaaaataaaaaaagatttataatagTTTTATAAGTATCAGATTTTACTTGAAAAACATCCATTTCTTCAAGATTGAGTCTACGATGTCTTGATTTATATTACTCTTTTTCATTAATTGAACTATTGAGGTTTGATTATTCATGTGTAGGAAAATTATTCGAAACTTACTCATACTTTAATCAaactagaattttttttttttttgtgaaatgTGTTTTTATTGAACCTCTAATTGACCAAAGACTCTTAAATTACTCGAAAACTTATAATAGCTACTCAATGAGAACAAAAACGCttaacaacaaaaagaagGGCAAGCACATCAGACCACTAATataaaaaaacctaaaaccAAATCCTAGTTAATGTATAGTCAACAttcaatattcttattttatttttatttaaatttaaaatattaaatataaaactataatgtttaaaatataaatagttaaatacgaTATATAGGATTTTATATAATggttaaatatataaatagttaaataatataaataaaaaaaaagataaaagaaacctttaccttttcttaatttcacaTAATGATGGTGAGTGGTTTCcgtcattttttattcaagCTCATAAGCTCATAAATGTcttttgagaaatgaaatatattttaattgtgaGTTATAGAGAAAAGactaaagaaaaataaaaagacaaaagagaaaaagaaagagggagaAAGAGGTGTAAAAAAGCTTAAATTAGGATAAAGTTAAGTATGGTTTATGagatcattttattattattttgtttatattaatattaaaataaaatattattttgagaaaactattaaaaatatatagtaaataaataatttcataaattttgaaaggaaccattaaaaaatatataataaataaaaacttctaaaaattttagaaaggtcattaatatatatatatataaataaaaaattttaaaaattttgagggGGCCGTGGCCCCCCCATAGTTACATTACCCTCCGCCCCTGGGCTTAGGGCCCTAGTGGAAGGAAGGGAATCAATAAAACTCTTTTGCAGCAATGAAGTTTCCAATCTGCGCTTTCCTTGAAGACcaagacaaagaaaagaagtcaAGTTAAGTATGATATCTGCCAAAGCTACACTATTTGTTTCTCAGATAGATCTTTCATGTTCGTATGGCAATGGTTAGAGAATAACTTCCAATTGGAATCTGTTGGAAAATATTGAAAGCGGGGACCCTACaaccaaaataattaaataccaaccactataaatataaTGTCATCATGGGGTGCCAAACATGCCACAAAGGTTGAGGCCAATGTCAATGGCTTTGAAGTTGATGGACATCCACCGCTTTAATTATTTCCTTAGAAATCAACCAGCCTTCCAATCATATCCTATGGGCGGGGACCCCCTTATTGTTTAACGTAATCAATGAAATAGGCTAGTTAGACATCTATCCCATTCCCAAGCCCAAAGCACAAGACCTTGAATTTCATGTGCATCTactttaaccttttttttttttcaaatttggttTCTGGATTGTGTGTataagtacaaaaaaaaaatctttttcgaaaaataaaagaaaaattttttctatCTCATTTAAAGATTTGGTATGAAATCCACTggtttcttgtttttattattaatttttgttttttcaaatgttgttctaaataaaaatttaaaattaacgTCATATTAAATAACAAATTCATAAGGATCAATagcaaaattaatttaaaaacgGTGATCtcatataaaagtaaaaatcttttttcttctattagAAATGGAAGTACAAACTTTAATTTCAGTCCACGAAAACTATTACTTTACTTTACATATTTGGAACATTAAAAGCTTCATTAGTTAAGCTTTGATATCATAATCTTTATTTTCCTCCTCATAGTTATTgaaggggttttttttttttggtcaagGAATTTTATcagtattatttttattagatattttgtttttatttatttttcattaatttataaatttaaaaaaattgaaaaatttcacGTAATTGCCGGTTGTCATCCCAGTAAGATAATAGCGAACCAGATTCGCCGCGTCCAGCGCGAGAGTCGGTCCATTGACAGACAGCTGCcggtttcttttttattttccgcCTTCATAATGGCCGTTGAAACCGCGTCTTTGACTTTTATGTTCAACCCTTTTTTTCCTCCCTAAAAAAATACAAGGGGCTAACGC containing:
- the LOC18609956 gene encoding protein NRT1/ PTR FAMILY 8.3, coding for MGSADEERSLLEAGLVHAESSGLYTGDGSVDFDGKPVLKQNTGNWKACPFILGNECCERLAYYGIATNLVTYLTKKLHEGNVSAARNVTTWQGTCYLTPLIGAVLADAYWGRYWTIATFSTIYFIGMCTLTLSASIPALKPAECVDSICPSATPAQYAVFFLGLYLIALGTGGIKPCVSSFGADQFDDTDPKERVKKGSFFNWFYFSINIGALISSSLLVWIQDNAGWGLGFGIPALFMGLAIASFFSGTPLYRFQRPGGSPITRMCQVLVASFRKWNLKVPEDSSLLYETGDKHSAIEGSRKLEHSDELKCLDKAAILTDAEIKSGDFSNPWRLCTVTQVEEFKILIRMFPIWATGIVFSAVYAQMSTMFVEQGMVMDTSIGSFTIPPASLSTFDVISVIFWVPIYDRIIVPIARKFTGKERGFSELQRMGIGLFISVLCMSAAAVVEIRRLQLAKELGLVDKDVAVPLSIFWQIPQYFLLGAAEVCTFIGQLEFFYDQSPDAMRSLCSAFSLLTTSLGNYLSSFILTLVTYFTTRDGQTGWIPNNLNKGHLDYFFWLLAGLSFLNMLVYTVCAKKYKQKKAC